acaaaacattagtgtaaatagttacagtgaatatatatggtgttaaaaaaaattaatcaaaaatatataatttcggcctatacgcgtcaaaaaggcaaatccaaatacagagatcgtatacggttggaaagggcttcccaaaaaCAATGGAATGATAcgaataaaacaccatatgaccgagtgaagcagtgccgggaacgtaaaagaatgcaCATTTTTGCACACACTACACACTTTCGCACACACTTTTGTACACCTTTGGAAAATTTCGCacagttttgaatgttttgcaCATTCGCACACACTTGCACATACTTGCACATACTTGCACACACTTTTGCACATACTTTTGCACACACTTGCATGCACCCTTGTGCAAACTTTTGCACACACTTGCATGCACCCTTGTGCAAACGTTTGCACACTtgcattttaaacaattttgcaCATTTTTGCATACTGACATATCTTTGGAAAATGTGATTCACATTTGCACACTTGTGTTCTTGCCATCTTGCGCACTCGCACATTCGAGTATTCGCGCCTTCGCACTCTTGGCTCTTGTGCTCTCGTATACTCACGCACTTGCATATGCacggttgtttcttgggggtggatgtcgcgctatccccactccggggccgttggcgcgggcggtgatcgctggagcagccttgagcgggctccacgtggtggcgtgcggctcaggttgaaccccgccatgctgcagggataggcgggtcgcggcggtagggacccgcctgcgcctgacgccactcTGACGAGgcttgagcttattgttgtgcaacgCGCCACGGGCAGTCTTCGCATGAAACTACTCTTCTTTCATGTACGTATTATTCTTGAAGTTAAACTTATTTACTGAGAGGGAAACAATTTTCCAGCGTTCCGATCACATGTAAAATAACTCACTCttaattatttgatattttgGAAGCGAAACTTTtttgctgaggggggggggggggggggctaaaattttcgagcgttacgaaaatttcgatcgcatgaggggaatagttaggtacgtggtgggggaaccggtagaggaggagagtgcgtcagcggcgacgccactgcAACACATGCACCAGCGGTCGAATGGGGAGACAGCAggtgagaggtagaaatgacgcagcagcgaaGCTAAGGAATTCTCGTAAtgttgcttgtgtttgtctactcctcggtTTTCGCAACGGCTAAAATTAGAcgctgccaatttttttttaaaatttaatttaaagaacctacaatttatttattcgtgtggaaaagagttattgatttgtgcaattgagtttataatATTGTCATTCATTTTTATGCGGATAGTTTGAtctaaaatggaaataatttatatatatatatatatatatatatatatatatatatacacacacacttaaaaaGCAAGAAGCTTCACTTCTGTCGTGTGTGAACTTCACgcgcacatttatttttaatatttaccgtTTCTTTGGGCTAACCTAGCTTTTGTTAAACTAaagctgtatccgaatagtggcctaatggatcccttagctaagggatccatagatagtgcatcgtaatggaagtggccatctttgagttgtatccgaattctcacaagggatgtcgatgcatcctctcatgcgtccactaattcgagatattTAGGGATGCGACTCTCACATCCACTGATAcgtccatacatcccttagctttgttattgtgaCCATAACCCTTTAAAAACGAGAAAGTGATACGAGATAGTTAAtcaaaatggattttgaacttgaaGATAAACACGTAAAATGTAACTaaggtatttataaatacttatactataagtatatgtttacataattcacataaacagtaaattaatttgatttgtaggaacaacaagtgcccgattcaaattttcttccatatttAAAATCccaacaaaaatttaaatcatccgaaattgtttagaaatttgaatgttcatttacgttttacttGCCCACCTTTAGATGCCATGAATATAAAAGGCCAATCCACATTAGTACAATGACAAACCAACAGGTAGTGCTAGCTGTATAACTATTCGGATATCGTACATACTTTAGAATGCATCCTTTAAACTGTGGGTGCATAgtttagggatgtagggacgtgaacttaatggacgcatccctaggtattcggatacagcctaaTAGTTCCGGCTAAGCTACACTACTCAGGTTAACATTCATGAGGGTGAAGCAACAATTGCCATCCTGCCCAGCAGAAGTTTTGGCCCGTCCGGCTGAGATTACACATATTTCtatagttattttaattaaatttatattaaaattttaagttaattattaactaacaaaaaaatttcagttattaaaatgttatcgTTGATTCCAAAATAAGAAATGAATTACAGAAGTGTGTCAGTCTTAAAATTTGTATGCATTTATAAATTTAGCAATTGgtgtaaatttgttttattacaaaTCATGTAAATACGATGTTCGCCAGCTCGTAATATGGTTGTTCTTGGATAGAGTAATAGTTCGTAACGAAAAAGGTATACAAagtatttatacaaattaattatgcaagtatttattttgtaaagaaGGTTTTTTAGTAAAGACGAGTGTTTGTTATTTTCGAGCCCCATAGCCTCCCatgccaaattattattttttggtttgtTACTGGATCCTACACCCACACAACAGGGAAGGGTGACGTTTTGgattgtgtttatatatatatatatatatatatatatatatatatatatatatatatatatatatatatatatataggctttcctgtaacagtggcgtgtggaaggttttttgtagaTCCCCGGTAGTTTTGTGTGAAGTCGAGCTGTAGGCCGGGGCTACACTCGaaacttattatttaaaattgttaacgTTGTGGTGTTTCAGTTTCACATTGAAGGACCTTTACCGACTACAAATATCTTTTTTTAGAGAGTTGTCGTGTTCATGAGTCAAACTTACGCTTCCGTAGCGAGTTCGCAGCAGTAGTTCTAGAAGTGATTCAGTCTCATCCAACCTGTGTAGTGACCTAGACTAGCTAAGGCTGAACGCAGtccactgaaagaaaaaaaagcttgCAAAATGCGGCTGACAGGCTAGCCAACAGAAGGGCTCTCTACATGATCTGTCTGATGCTTGTAAAGTCAGACAAGTAATCGTGATACCAACATTCTGCCTAATTACGTCACTCACGCTCTAACGATTAAAATTCTGAGTTGTCACAGcatctaattaattaaaattagtttatatggcctcaaataaaaaaaaaattatgtatataatttttttatctcgtAAATTGGTAAGTTGCTTAAGGCCGAACcttaaatttagtaaataaatctAGCCCAACGGCTTAAGCACCCAAAATTTGAAAAAccagatataaaataaatttaaaatattatcttgtagATGAAGAAACCCGTGGAAATGATATAGCAGTCAGGTTAGTCCAACGAATGCACTTTCTGGAACCGCCAATGAAATTTGTCTGATAAAACAGGACCGGGTATTCACTGGCTTCTGGCGACATGCGGGAAATTTATTAACTTGGATGAGTAAAACTGCAGTTTTCAACAATTATTTCCAGTGTAATCAGTAATTCGTAAGTGCAGCCACTCTCCAGACCTTGATATTCCggaatttattatataatatataatatttacaaaagccAACTGTAGCGTATGTAGGGCAAGCATGCAACTTTCAGGACACAGCCACAAGACTGGATACAGTACTCGTGTATTCCACAGGTGTCCGCAGGAGCGGAGTGGAAAGGCAGTGCTGCAGACCTGGCCACAAGAGCAGCTGCGCTGCCAGAGGCATTGTTCGGGAGGTGGCAGGCCGCCAGCGCAGCTGAGCTGGCAGAGGCATTGTTCGGGAGGTGGCAGGCCGCCAGAGCAGCTGTGCCGGCAGAGGCATTGTTCGGGAGGCGGCAGGCCGCCAGAGCAGCTGTGCTGGCAGAGGCATTGTTCGGGAGGCGGCAGGCCGCCAGAGCAGCTGTGCTGGCAGAGGCATTGTTCGGGAGGCGGCAGGCCGCCAGCGCAGCTGAGCTGGCAGAGGCATTGTTCGGGAGGCGGCAGGCCGCCAGAGCAGCTGTGCTGGCAGAGGCATTGTTCGGGAGGCGGCAGGCCGCCAGAGCAGCTGTGCTGGCAGAGGCATTGTTCGGGAGGCGGCAGGCCGCCAGCGCAGCTGAGCTGGCAGAGGCATTGTTCGGGAGGCGGCAGGCCGCCAGAGCAGCTGTGCTGGCAGAGGCATTGTTCGGGAGGTGGCAGGCCGCCAGAGCAGCTGTGCTGGCAGAGGCATTGTTCGGGAGGCGGCAGGCCGCCAGAGCAGCTGTGCTGGCAGAGGCATTGTTCGGGAGGCGGCAGGCCGCCAGAGCAGCTGTGCTGGCAGAGGCATTGTTCGGGAGGCGGCAGGCCGCCAGAGCAGCTGTGCTGGCAGAGGCATTGTTCGGGAGGCGGCAGGCCGCCAGAGCAGCTGTGCTGGCAGAGGCATTGTTCGGGAGGCGGCAGGCCGCCAGAGCAGCTGTGCTGGCAGAGGCATTGTTCGGGAGGCGGCAGGCCGCCAGAGCAGCTGTGCTGGCAGAGGCATTGTTCGGGAGGCGGCAGGCCGCCAGAGCAGCTGTGCTGGCAGAGGCATTGTTCGGGAGGCGGCAGGCCGCCAGAGCAGCTGTGCTGGCAGAGGCATTGTTCGGGAGGTGGCAGGCCGCCAGAGCAGCTGTGCTGGCAGAGGCATTGTTCGGGAGGTGGCAGGCCGCCAGAGCAGCTGTGCTGGCAGAGGCATTGTTCGGGAGGTGGCAGGCCGCCAGAGCAGCTGTGCTGGCAGAGGCATTGTTCCAGGAGGCGGCAGGCCGCCAGAGCAGCTGAGCTGGCAGAGGCATTGTTCCAGGAGGCGGCAGGCCGCCAGAGCAGCTGAGCTGGCAGAGGCATTGTTCGGGGGGCGGCAGGCCGCCAGAGCAGCTGTGCTGGCAGAGGCATTGTTCCAGGAGGTGGCAGGCCGCCAGAGCAGCTGTGCTGGCAGAGGCATTGTTCCAGGAGGTGGCAGGCCGCCAGAGCAGCTGTGCTGGCAGAGGCATTGTTCGGGAGGTGGCAGGCCGCCAGAGCAGCTGTGCTGGCAGAGGCATTGTTCGGGAGGCGGCAGGCCGCCAGAGCAGCTGTGCTGGCAGAGGCATTGTTCGGGAGGCGGCAGGCCGCCAGAGCAGCTGTGCTGGCAGAGGCATTGTTCGGGAGGCGGCAGGCCGCCAGAGCAGCTGTGCTGGCAGAGGCATTGTTCGGGAGGCGGCAGGCCGCCAGAGCAGCTGTGCTGGCAGAGGCATTGTTCGGGAGGAGGCAGGCCGCCAGAGCAGCTGTGCTGGCAGAGGCATTGTTCGGGAGGTGGCAGGCCGCCAGAGCAGCTGTGCTGGCAGAGGCATTGTTCGGGAGGTGGCAGGCCGCCAGAGCAGCTGTGCTGGCAGAGGCATTGTTCGGGAGGTGGCAGGCCGCCAGAGCAGCTGTGCTGGCAGAGGCATTGTTCGGGAGGTGGCAGGCCGCCAGAGCAGCTGTGCTGGCAGAGGCATTGTTCGGGAGGTGGCAGGCCGCCAGAGCAGCTGTGCTGGCAGAGGCATTGTTCGGGAGGTGGCAGGCCGCCAGAGCAGCTGTGCTGGCAGAGGCATTGTTCGGGAGGTGGCAGGCCGCCAGAGCAGCTGTGCTGGCAGAGGCATTGTTCGGGAGGTGGCAGGCCGCCAGAGCAGCTGTGCTGGCAGAGGCATTGTTCGGGAGGTGGCAGGCCGCCAGAGCAGCTGTGCTGGCAGAGGCATTGTTCGGGAGGTGGCAGGCCGCCAGAGCAGCTGTGCTGGCAGAGGCATTGTTCGGGAGGTGGCAGGCCGCCAGAGCAGCTGTGCTGGCAGAGGCATTGTTCGGGAGGTGGCAGGCCGCCAGAGCAGCTGTGCTGGCAGAGGCATTGTTCGGGAGGTGGCAGGCCGCCAGAGCAGCTGTGCTGGCAGAGGCATTGTTCGGGAGGTGGCAGGCCGCCAGAGCAGCTGTGCTGGCAGAGGCATTGTTCGGGAGGTGGCAGGCCGCCAGAGCAGCTGTGCTGGCAGAGGCATTGTTCGGGAGGTGGCAGGCCGCCAGAGCAGCTGTGCTGGCAGAGGCATTGTTCGGGAGGCGGCAGGCCGCCAGAGCAGCTGTGCTGGCAGAGGCATTGTTCGGGAGGCGGCAGGCCGCCAGAGCAGCTGTGCTGGCAGAGGCATTGTTCGGGAGGCGGCAGGCCGCCAGAGCAGCTGTGCTGCCAGAGGCATTGTTCGGGAGGCGGCAGGCCGCCAGAGCAGCTGTGCTGGCAGAGGCATTGTTCCAGGAGATGGCAGGCCGCCAGACAAGCCACATGCAACAGGCGGTGTTCCGCTCGACTGGTCGCCGCCTGTGGGAGGGAGGCAGTCGATAGCGGCCCACGCCCGGCTGAAGCATGAATGGGCATGTGAGCGCCGGcggggggtggaaggggggaggCGAGGGTCCCGGTGGGCTCCTAACCACGCGGCCGGCCGTGAATGAGCGCGAGCCTCGTGGTTCGGTGCCCGGCGGGGCTATTCACGCCGCGAGCCCCCGGCGCGACATAACGATTGCCCGCGCCTGGCGTGTTGGCGCGAGCTTAGCTTGCGCCCATTGGCTGGCCGGCAGGTCGCAGGCCTGTCGTCCTCGCGAGGCGGACACGATCCCCCGGCCCGCTATCCCCTGCGCCGCAGATCGATGCGCGCCGCGTGGGAGGCGCACCAATCGCCGCCCGCCGTCCACCGGGTATATATCCTAGGTGCTGCGCGCCGCGCCACACTCAGCTCACGACGCCTGGACTCCGACACACGCACTCGCACTTCCGCCACCACTTACCGCACCACTTACTCTCCACATCCAAAACTCTATACAGCACCACAAGACAGAACAGGTAAGACACATCAATACACCCTCACTTGTTGCCTGCTACTAGTTAGACGCGCGCACCTCGTGTCTCGCCGTCGTTGTCTCTGCCGTCGCTGCCGGAGCACCCTGTGTTCCGGCCCTTTGCCGCGATGTAAACAGACATATCTCCTGCCGCACAACTCGTTACAACCGCCGCGAATCACTTCTTTTCCAACATGAAAACAACCAGTATTTCGGtacaaaatttaattgtttattctgCCTCGATAACAGCTTTGTTTTCATCTTGCTGACTACAACTTTTTTCGAACGAGATTATCTTGACGCGTATTTACATTTACACACAATGCATCACCGTCAACCTCTACAAGAGTTTGCGACCAAAGTGTTTTCCTCGGAGAGGGGAAAGGCGTGATTGTAAAATGATGTTTGATGAATGGGTCGAGTTAAATGATTGTTGTAGCTGCTGAGACCCTTGAATGAAAGTGTGAATGGCAATGTCGAGCTCGGAGCTCACTCAATTACAAATGGGTTCTCACCATCTTATCATCTTGTGGCGTGCttcttgaatttaaattttatcatgaaTATTTTGATGGAATAATTAATGTTGTCCCATTTGTTTCCACTCTTATTTGGGAATAACCTTATCTgaaatggaaataaaattttcaaatgttgtGACACTTTTTATGAGCTGCGTTTGGatttagaaataattaaaaacatt
The DNA window shown above is from Bacillus rossius redtenbacheri isolate Brsri chromosome 2, Brsri_v3, whole genome shotgun sequence and carries:
- the LOC134528794 gene encoding axoneme-associated protein mst101(2)-like encodes the protein MVTTVDQWTVRASWYDKKSLENRLVSAGDLRPDCPPPVNQRWWSGHQVHITGGLIVYKHSLLVAHHRETSPCRGESKGGPKTWDVIDCSNGRPQHVESKVSAGAEWKGSAADLATRAAALPEALFGRWQAASAAELAEALFGRWQAARAAVPAEALFGRRQAARAAVLAEALFGRRQAARAAVLAEALFGRRQAASAAELAEALFGRRQAARAAVLAEALFGRRQAARAAVLAEALFGRRQAASAAELAEALFGRRQAARAAVLAEALFGRWQAARAAVLAEALFGRRQAARAAVLAEALFGRRQAARAAVLAEALFGRRQAARAAVLAEALFGRRQAARAAVLAEALFGRRQAARAAVLAEALFGRRQAARAAVLAEALFGRRQAARAAVLAEALFGRRQAARAAVLAEALFGRWQAARAAVLAEALFGRWQAARAAVLAEALFGRWQAARAAVLAEALFQEAAGRQSSCAGRGIVPGGGRPPEQLCWQRHCSRRWQAARAAVLAEALFGRWQAARAAVLAEALFGRRQAARAAVLAEALFGRRQAARAAVLAEALFGRRQAARAAVLAEALFGRRQAARAAVLAEALFGRRQAARAAVLAEALFGRWQAARAAVLAEALFGRWQAARAAVLAEALFGRWQAARAAVLAEALFGRWQAARAAVLAEALFGRWQAARAAVLAEALFGRWQAARAAVLAEALFGRWQAARAAVLAEALFGRWQAARAAVLAEALFGRWQAARAAVLAEALFGRWQAARAAVLAEALFGRWQAARAAVLAEALFGRWQAARAAVLAEALFGRWQAARAAVLAEALFGRWQAARAAVLAEALFGRWQAARAAVLAEALFGRWQAARAAVLAEALFGRRQAARAAVLAEALFGRRQAARAAVLAEALFGRRQAARAAVLPEALFGRRQAARAAVLAEALFQEMAGRQTSHMQQAVFRSTGRRLWEGGSR